The segment AGACGGCGACTCCATCTTGGTCGAGCCATTCGGCGCCCTTGGTGAACTCATATTTTCCGTGACGGGCGACCTCATCTTGAATGAGCGCGATCTCGTCGTCGGAGTATTCAAACACGAGCCGCAGACGCCCGCGCCCGGGTTTCAGGAAGCGAATCGATCCCGCCTTGTCCCAGACGATGTAATCGTTCCCGAGAATCTTGATCAGCATCACCATCAGGAAAGGGTCGGTCGCCGAGAACTGACTGCCGCCGAAAATGGTGCCGACGTAGTTGTAAGTCCATATGTTCAACTTCAGGCGCAATTCCACACGTCGCCAGTTGGCGGCAATGAAGGTGATCTTGCCGCCCGTGCCCAAGAACATGGGGTACCAGTTCATTAAAATACGAAAAATTTTGGTGCGTATGCTTTCTTTCATGGAACTCCCCCATTGATTTTGATAGAGATGACGCACACCTGTCCACCTTGTTGACGACGGAGCGAAGAGCCATGAGCCGTATGCACATTCTCAAATTGCTGGCCGGATTTCGCCGATTCCAACTCAAGAACTTCGTCGGCGAAGACTCTCGATACGCCCGTTTGGCCCGCGGACAGGTCCCCAAAACTCTGATCATCGGTTGCAGCGACTCACGCGTCGACCCCGCGCTGATGACATCGGCCTCTCCGGGCGAGCTGTTCGTCGTCCGCAACGTCGCCAACATGGTCCCGCCCCTTGAAAGTTCGAAGAACGGTTTCCACGGGGTCAGTGCGGCGATCGAGTTCGCGGTTCTGCACCTCAAAGTCGAAAATATCCTGATCATCGGCCACCGTCAGTGCGGCGGGATCGCGGCGCTGATGTCGTCGGACCGCCCGAAAGAGGGTTTCATCCGTCAGTGGGTTTCCATCGCCGAGGACGCGAAAAAGCGGGTCCTGACTAAATACCCTGAGGCCGACATGGACACCCTTTGTCGTCACTGCGAAAAAGAGGCGATCGTGGACTCGATTCGTAATCTGCGCACCTTCCCCTTCGTCGCCGAAGCCGAGAAAGAGCGCGGTCTGCTGATCCTGGGGATCTATTTCGATCTCGAGGTCGGCGAACTTCTGGAGTACGACGAGAAACGCAACGAATTTGCCCACGTCAGCATCGCGGGGGTCGATTGGCCTCGGCCCTAAAGAACCTTGTGGGTCGCGACTTCATTCGCGACGTGGCCCGCGCACTGGAAACACAAGATCGAAAATTCGATGCGCGCGCGTTCATACGTGATTGCGACGGCGGCGACTGGGATCGCCTGGAGCTGAAGGCCCGCACGCGGCGGGTGGCGACTCAATTGGGTCATCACGTCCCCGGGGCGTTTCCCGCACAGCTCGGGAAAATTCTGAAAGTCGCCGGAAACTTCTCGGGCCTGGCGGCGTTGACCTTTCCGGAATATGTCGAGCAGTTCGGCCTGAAATTCCCGGAGCTCTCGTTGCCCGCGCTCAAAGAGCTGACCGTGTACTCGACGAGCGAGTTCGGTATTCGCCCCTTCCTGCGCGAGGACCTTTCGGGCACGCTCAAAGTCATGAAGACGTGGGCGCGCGATCCGGACGAACGCGTGCGGCGTCTGGCGAGCGAGGGGTGCCGCCCGCGTCTGCCGTGGTCGTTTCCTTTGAAAGATCTCATGCGCGATCCCGCTCCGGTGCTCCCGATTCTGGAAAGACTTAAGGATGACGAATCACTTTTCGTTCGTAAAAGCGTCGCGAATCATCTGAATGACATCTCGAAAGATCATCCCGAGCTCGTCCTGCGGTTGGCGAAAGAGTGGATCGGGCAAAGCGCGCGGACGGATTGGATTTTAAAACACGCGCTGCGGACACTTCTAAAAAAGGGCGATCAGCGCGCGCTGAAACTTTTCGGCGTCGCGGTTGCGAAGAACGTCGAAGTGCGTGATCTGAAGTTCACGGCGAAAGCCTTTCGCATCGGCGGGCGGGTCGAATTTAGCTTCGCGCTCGTGAATGAAGCTCGGTCCGAGCAGAACCTGCGCTTGGAATACGCGATTCACTACGTGAAAAAAACGAAGGGCCCCTCAAAAAAGGTCTTCAAGATCTCGGAAAGACCCTTTGCTCCCGGCCCTCACGCGTTGAAGCGGTCGCACTCGCTTCGTCAGATGACGACGCGTGAACATCTGCCGGGCCGCCACGAGCTGGAGGTCATCGTGAACGGCGTGACCCTCGCGCGCGGCAGCTTTCAAATCAAAAATTAAAGGCGTGCGCCGCTGCGCGCTTCCGTGATGCAGATCACGGGAGTTTCGCGTTGGGGCTCGCGACGTTTGCGGCCGCGACTCAGGGCTTCGCGTGCGCGCGCGATTTCGTGCAGCAAATACGAGAACGGCGGGAAATTGCCATCGCGTTCGATGATGACGCTCAAGGGCTGTTCGGTGCGCACCGCGAGTTCTTCGAGAAGCCCGAAAACGGGCTCCGAGATATCGTGATGGTGATCGTCATTGAGGTGCCGCCCGTCGGAATCCTCTAGCCACTGTCCACCACTCAGGTGCACGCCGCGAACCAAGGCGAGCGGGTAGGCCAGCAAATGCTCGAGCGGATCTTCGTCACGGTTGACGGCGTGGGCGTAAATATCTTGCAGATCCAAAAGCAGGTCCGCGCCGTTCGTTACGCAAAGCTGATGCATCTCGCGCGGCGAGAAAG is part of the Pseudobdellovibrionaceae bacterium genome and harbors:
- a CDS encoding DUF692 family protein, whose translation is MRLNDRVGLAWRREISSHILLNADKIDLIEVALDEYVLAPTTKTHGLISLMRELPTVLHGTTLGLSSLDPLDELRMERLRRILDRLGSCEWSERLVDPTGRIADFQTTQANLDLLCERLGRAPDLETAAPTFSPREMHQLCVTNGADLLLDLQDIYAHAVNRDEDPLEHLLAYPLALVRGVHLSGGQWLEDSDGRHLNDDHHHDISEPVFGLLEELAVRTEQPLSVIIERDGNFPPFSYLLHEIARAREALSRGRKRREPQRETPVICITEARSGARL
- a CDS encoding DNA alkylation repair protein translates to MASALKNLVGRDFIRDVARALETQDRKFDARAFIRDCDGGDWDRLELKARTRRVATQLGHHVPGAFPAQLGKILKVAGNFSGLAALTFPEYVEQFGLKFPELSLPALKELTVYSTSEFGIRPFLREDLSGTLKVMKTWARDPDERVRRLASEGCRPRLPWSFPLKDLMRDPAPVLPILERLKDDESLFVRKSVANHLNDISKDHPELVLRLAKEWIGQSARTDWILKHALRTLLKKGDQRALKLFGVAVAKNVEVRDLKFTAKAFRIGGRVEFSFALVNEARSEQNLRLEYAIHYVKKTKGPSKKVFKISERPFAPGPHALKRSHSLRQMTTREHLPGRHELEVIVNGVTLARGSFQIKN
- a CDS encoding DUF4442 domain-containing protein; its protein translation is MKESIRTKIFRILMNWYPMFLGTGGKITFIAANWRRVELRLKLNIWTYNYVGTIFGGSQFSATDPFLMVMLIKILGNDYIVWDKAGSIRFLKPGRGRLRLVFEYSDDEIALIQDEVARHGKYEFTKGAEWLDQDGVAVSKVEKLVYVSTKSFDRERRKRREDSRQSQS
- a CDS encoding carbonic anhydrase encodes the protein MSRMHILKLLAGFRRFQLKNFVGEDSRYARLARGQVPKTLIIGCSDSRVDPALMTSASPGELFVVRNVANMVPPLESSKNGFHGVSAAIEFAVLHLKVENILIIGHRQCGGIAALMSSDRPKEGFIRQWVSIAEDAKKRVLTKYPEADMDTLCRHCEKEAIVDSIRNLRTFPFVAEAEKERGLLILGIYFDLEVGELLEYDEKRNEFAHVSIAGVDWPRP